tggaaatacatctgggaattcattaaccactggaatAGATTGAAGGGTCAGTGGTTTTGCTTTTGTGTCTTGGACTCGAACAAtttgataaatacaaccttttgcaATCATTTTTCTtaccttgagataggaaataaacctacctttcggcGAAGGCATTCGTATTACGTTTCCATTTCAAAACCGACTCTCCTGGAGACTGGAACCAAActatctttgttctacaatcaacgttggCATAATAAGAAGCTAACCAGTCAATaccaataataacatcaaagtctaccacaTCCAGTTCAATCAAATTTGCTACGGTGGTTCTCGGAGACCACGGCAACCCTTGCTGAAAGGGGTATGGGAGACAAGCAGGGCATATAGCCCATAAAGAGGTGGAATCTGTTCGTTCATACGAACACTGACTGGATTATCCACAGCGAAGATAATACTCGAAAAGGGACTAAGAGTCACCTTCTTTGAGCAATATTCGATTTTTCAGAGAGAAGAATGACCAAAAGTAGACCTGACCTGAACAAGTACATCCGACCTTTCGTCCTGTATACTCATCTAGCTATCACCGGGTCTCTAATAGGTGTATACACCTCAAAAGGTCTAATCTTCTCAGATTCTATGCCATACTTACCAGCAATAAAAGGAGTGACggatgataaagtagaacctgGATCTATTAATGCATACACCTCATGGGAGGAgattgataatatacctgtaacaacatcaggtgatgactcaagatcctgccgaCCAACCAATGCATAGACGCTGTTCTAAGGACTGCTCAAGCTTGACGCTCCACCTCATTCTCTAACACGGTCAGCTGATGTCTGAGAACCCTGCCCAGAAAGGCGTACCGATAATGAGGAACCAGTTGTAGATCCTATCGGCTAAACTACACCTCCACCACCTCTCGCATAATGTGGCATGGATGAC
This portion of the Lycium ferocissimum isolate CSIRO_LF1 chromosome 1, AGI_CSIRO_Lferr_CH_V1, whole genome shotgun sequence genome encodes:
- the LOC132065770 gene encoding uncharacterized protein LOC132065770, which produces MEDQVHQFVIGLSPHLIHDCMTASLQKDMDISRIQVYAQGLEERKQQQRADRERDSQSILSISSHEVYALIDPGSTLSSVTPFIADSTSLWAICPACLPYPFQQGLPWSPRTTVANLIELDVVDFDVIIGIDWLASYYANVDCRTKIVWFQSPGESVLKWKRNTNAFAER